In Aliivibrio wodanis, a genomic segment contains:
- the sapF gene encoding peptide transport system ATP-binding protein SapF → MTALLEVTDLKKDYVFRTGLFRKQIKEAVKPVSFSLEAGQTLGFIGANGSGKSTLARMLAGVVEPTSGIIKVNGEVLDYKDFKTRCKLIRMIFQDPNSSLNPRIQIGRILEGPLKRNTSMSLEARQQRVKDTLQRVGLLPEHAYFYPQMLATGQKQRVCLARALILQPSIIVADEALNGLDMAMRSQIINLFLELQQEMAISFIYVSQHIGVVKHITDKVMVMHEGQVVEKGVTQEVFSNPQHSITQRLLGSHFDAPTHDRKQRLSAATPKIEC, encoded by the coding sequence ATGACTGCGCTTCTTGAAGTAACCGACCTTAAAAAAGATTATGTATTTCGTACTGGTCTTTTTCGCAAACAAATTAAAGAGGCTGTGAAACCTGTTAGCTTTTCTTTAGAAGCAGGACAAACGTTAGGGTTTATTGGTGCTAACGGCTCAGGAAAATCGACATTAGCACGTATGCTAGCAGGCGTAGTTGAACCAACTTCAGGTATTATCAAGGTAAACGGTGAAGTGCTCGATTATAAAGACTTTAAAACTCGTTGTAAGCTAATTCGAATGATCTTCCAAGATCCTAATTCATCATTAAACCCACGAATTCAGATTGGTCGTATCTTAGAAGGCCCATTAAAACGTAACACCAGCATGTCACTAGAAGCTCGTCAACAGCGTGTGAAAGACACATTGCAACGTGTTGGCTTATTACCTGAACATGCTTACTTCTATCCTCAAATGTTGGCTACTGGTCAGAAACAACGAGTATGTTTAGCACGAGCATTGATTCTACAGCCATCAATTATTGTTGCTGATGAAGCGCTGAATGGATTAGATATGGCCATGAGGTCTCAAATTATCAATCTATTTTTAGAGCTACAACAAGAGATGGCAATTTCGTTTATCTACGTATCTCAACATATTGGGGTTGTAAAGCATATTACCGATAAAGTAATGGTAATGCATGAAGGTCAGGTGGTAGAGAAAGGTGTAACACAAGAGGTTTTTTCTAACCCTCAACATTCAATTACACAACGTTTATTAGGCAGCCATTTCGATGCCCCAACTCACGATAGGAAACAGCGTTTAAGTGCCGCGACACCAAAAATTGAATGCTAA
- the sapD gene encoding peptide transport system ATP-binding protein SapD, with translation MPLLDIRHLTIELETPQGMVKAVDRMSLTLNEGEIRGLVGESGSGKSLVAKAILGITKDNWKISADRMRLGNIDLLALSPKERRRVIGREMAMIFQEPSTCLDPSEQVGNQLKEAIPSKYFTGRWWQRWNWRTKGAIALLHKVGIKDHKRIMKCYPYELTDGECQKVMIAMAIANKPRILIADEPTDELDAVTQSQIFRLLSRMNQVNNTTILLISHDLITLTQWVDRITVMYCGQSVESAGRKEILNAPKHPYTNALLRAMPDFSKDGIPHKAKLESLPGTIPPLQHLPIGCRLGPRCPHAQRKCVQIPEGRKVKDHKFSCHFPLNFEEKKNDCAS, from the coding sequence ATGCCATTATTAGATATTCGTCACTTAACCATTGAACTTGAAACCCCTCAAGGTATGGTAAAAGCGGTTGATCGTATGAGTTTAACACTTAATGAAGGTGAAATTCGTGGTCTTGTAGGTGAGTCAGGTTCTGGTAAATCTCTGGTTGCTAAAGCTATTTTAGGAATAACCAAAGACAATTGGAAGATCAGTGCAGATAGAATGCGTTTAGGTAATATTGACCTATTGGCACTGTCTCCAAAAGAACGACGACGAGTTATTGGCCGTGAAATGGCAATGATCTTCCAAGAACCATCGACCTGTCTTGACCCTTCTGAACAAGTAGGTAATCAACTAAAAGAAGCGATTCCATCAAAATATTTTACTGGTCGTTGGTGGCAGCGTTGGAATTGGCGAACAAAAGGTGCTATAGCGCTACTGCATAAAGTCGGGATAAAAGATCATAAACGCATTATGAAATGCTACCCTTATGAACTTACTGATGGTGAATGTCAGAAGGTTATGATCGCGATGGCAATAGCCAATAAACCTCGTATTTTAATCGCTGACGAGCCAACAGATGAATTAGATGCTGTGACGCAGTCACAAATATTCCGTTTATTAAGTCGTATGAATCAAGTTAATAACACCACTATTTTATTAATTAGCCATGATTTAATTACTCTAACCCAATGGGTTGATAGAATTACAGTTATGTACTGTGGGCAGTCAGTTGAGTCGGCAGGGCGTAAAGAGATTCTAAATGCACCAAAACATCCCTATACCAATGCCTTATTACGTGCAATGCCTGACTTTAGTAAAGATGGGATCCCCCACAAAGCAAAGCTAGAGTCTTTGCCTGGAACCATTCCTCCATTGCAGCATTTACCTATTGGCTGCCGACTAGGTCCACGTTGCCCTCATGCTCAACGTAAATGTGTCCAAATTCCTGAAGGTCGAAAAGTGAAAGATCATAAATTTAGCTGCCATTTCCCATTAAATTTTGAGGAGAAGAAAAATGACTGCGCTTCTTGA
- the sapC gene encoding peptide transport system permease protein SapC — translation MLSNSVYQEEHIPTQIERFWLSFRANSLAMFGFWCLLLIIIVTATSSWLSPYDPQWQSENLLMPPSWNADGDVAFFLGTDDLGRDILSRLLIGSQLTFGYAVVVALLSGFVGCIIGIFAGMTKGLLSSALNHLLDTILSIPSLLLAIIFVAFLGFGEFNILLAIWLALIPRFIRSVYTAVHNEVEKDYIIAARLDGANNFYLLWNSVLPNILAIIVAEMTLAISVAILDITALGFLGLGAQAPSPEWGAILGDSIELIYIAPWTVTLPGIVITFTVIIINLVGDGIQRALNAGTE, via the coding sequence ATGCTCTCAAATAGTGTCTATCAAGAAGAACATATTCCTACTCAAATAGAACGTTTCTGGTTGAGTTTTCGTGCTAATTCATTAGCCATGTTTGGATTTTGGTGTTTACTGCTGATTATTATTGTGACTGCAACGTCGTCTTGGCTCAGTCCCTATGATCCACAATGGCAGTCTGAAAATTTATTAATGCCGCCTTCTTGGAATGCAGATGGTGATGTTGCGTTTTTCTTAGGAACAGATGATTTAGGTCGAGATATTTTATCAAGACTGCTTATAGGCTCACAACTCACCTTTGGCTATGCCGTGGTGGTTGCGTTGCTATCTGGCTTTGTTGGTTGCATTATTGGAATTTTTGCAGGTATGACGAAAGGATTACTATCTAGCGCCTTAAACCACCTGCTAGATACTATCTTATCAATCCCCTCTTTATTGCTGGCTATTATTTTTGTCGCATTTTTGGGGTTTGGTGAATTTAATATCTTACTAGCAATATGGCTTGCTTTGATCCCTCGTTTCATTCGTTCGGTTTATACCGCCGTACACAATGAAGTTGAAAAAGATTACATTATTGCGGCTCGCTTAGATGGCGCGAATAACTTTTATCTATTGTGGAACTCTGTATTACCTAATATTTTAGCCATTATCGTAGCTGAAATGACATTGGCGATCTCTGTAGCTATTTTAGATATTACAGCCTTAGGTTTTCTTGGACTAGGTGCACAAGCCCCAAGCCCTGAGTGGGGGGCTATTTTAGGTGATTCGATTGAGTTAATTTATATTGCGCCATGGACAGTGACGCTCCCAGGGATCGTGATTACTTTTACCGTTATCATCATTAACTTAGTCGGTGATGGGATCCAGCGCGCGTTAAATGCGGGGACAGAATAA
- the sapB gene encoding peptide transport system permease protein SapB encodes MWFYTIRRFNLFIITLLILTLIGFNILRLDQASAWSQAPFFSGWITYLGQLANGNLGVNQYGLNMLEEILRVFPATMELCFFAFFIALIIGTPIGTIAGMRQGKPLDTLISSIALLGYSMPLFWIALILLMFFSLKLGITPVSGRYSLLYEFDAKTGFAFIDVLASRSPYRAEMLENIIQHLILPTLVLSIAPMTEVIRLMRSSVSTVITQNYIKVAHTKGLSKFEIMVKHIIRNALPPIIPKLGIQLSGLFTAAILTESIFNWPGVGRWLLDAIINQDFVAIQAGVITVASFILFANILSDLLGAAVNPLVRKEFYALK; translated from the coding sequence ATGTGGTTTTACACTATACGTCGTTTTAATTTATTTATTATTACGTTACTTATCTTAACCTTAATTGGCTTCAATATTTTACGTCTAGATCAAGCTTCTGCTTGGTCTCAAGCTCCTTTTTTCTCTGGTTGGATAACTTATTTAGGCCAATTGGCGAATGGTAATCTAGGGGTAAATCAATATGGCCTTAATATGCTTGAAGAAATCCTTCGAGTGTTCCCTGCAACAATGGAACTCTGTTTCTTTGCATTCTTTATCGCCTTAATAATTGGAACACCCATTGGTACAATTGCTGGAATGCGCCAAGGAAAACCCTTAGATACACTTATATCATCCATCGCATTATTGGGATATTCAATGCCTCTATTTTGGATCGCATTGATATTATTAATGTTTTTTAGTTTAAAATTAGGCATTACTCCTGTTTCTGGCCGCTATAGTTTATTGTATGAATTTGATGCAAAAACAGGATTTGCCTTTATTGATGTACTGGCTTCTCGATCTCCTTATCGTGCTGAAATGTTGGAAAATATCATCCAGCACTTAATATTGCCTACACTAGTATTGTCTATCGCCCCTATGACAGAAGTCATTCGTTTAATGCGTTCTTCAGTATCTACAGTGATAACTCAAAACTACATTAAAGTTGCACATACTAAAGGATTATCTAAATTTGAAATCATGGTAAAGCATATTATTCGTAATGCGCTTCCACCAATTATTCCTAAGTTAGGTATCCAACTGTCGGGGTTATTTACTGCTGCTATACTCACCGAATCTATTTTTAATTGGCCAGGAGTTGGCCGCTGGTTACTTGATGCAATCATTAATCAGGATTTTGTGGCAATTCAAGCAGGTGTAATTACTGTGGCATCATTTATTTTATTCGCGAATATTTTATCGGATTTATTAGGTGCTGCTGTAAACCCATTAGTAAGGAAAGAGTTTTATGCTCTCAAATAG
- the sapA gene encoding peptide transport periplasmic protein precursor SapA, with protein MKIITRMLIAVTGIFSLSGCYDAGIKQTIHETGFIYCESGNVEFFNPQISDENSILEAISAQIYDRLLIIDPITQKPSANLASSWKVDDSGKVYTFTLQPNVAFHTTEWFKPTRFLNAHDVVFSFNRILDPENSYHNVNSGSYPWFNSINFTQTVKSVKAINPHQVEFTLSSPDNTFLSTLATSYAVIHSEEYALKLALADNKNQIDLKPIGTGAFKLSQFQKSELIRLKRHDSYWQGAARMSQIVFDISSRGTGSLAKLLRQECDVVVNPISSQLPVIIQNDDLTLFSQTATNVAFIAVNMKKPLLQDQRIRKALNLAIDRSSLINSVYYNSGIEAKSILPPASWAYGDDSSFIRYDLNYAKGLLREAGVKQGLTLTMWVPLDNNSYNPSPKKSAEIIQNDYEKLGIKLNIITSDVLSKNELENNEIDLILTGWNANSSDPDPMMRPLLSCDAKQAGFGAANWCNEEFDSLLNLAKEINQPRYRLNLYRQIQNLLSEELPVIPLAHGVKYQANQTSLKGFTLSPFNTYSFHNVFRVKEVE; from the coding sequence ATGAAGATTATTACGCGCATGCTCATAGCAGTGACGGGAATATTTTCCCTATCAGGCTGTTACGATGCGGGGATCAAACAGACAATTCATGAAACTGGATTCATCTATTGTGAATCTGGCAATGTGGAATTTTTTAATCCACAGATTTCTGATGAGAATAGTATTTTAGAAGCCATTAGCGCTCAAATATATGATCGCTTACTTATTATTGATCCTATAACACAAAAACCTTCTGCAAACTTAGCAAGCTCTTGGAAAGTTGATGACTCAGGTAAAGTCTATACTTTTACTTTACAGCCTAATGTTGCTTTTCATACGACCGAATGGTTCAAGCCAACTCGTTTTCTTAATGCTCATGATGTGGTTTTCAGCTTTAATCGCATTTTAGACCCTGAAAACTCGTACCATAATGTGAATTCAGGTAGCTACCCTTGGTTTAATAGTATTAATTTTACTCAAACCGTTAAATCAGTGAAAGCAATCAACCCACATCAAGTTGAATTTACCTTATCTTCTCCTGATAATACTTTTTTATCTACGCTAGCGACATCATATGCGGTAATTCATTCTGAAGAATATGCATTAAAATTAGCGCTTGCTGATAATAAAAACCAAATCGATTTAAAGCCTATCGGGACAGGGGCTTTTAAGCTTTCTCAATTCCAAAAAAGTGAACTGATTCGTTTAAAACGACATGATAGCTACTGGCAAGGTGCTGCTAGAATGTCACAAATAGTATTTGATATTTCAAGTCGCGGCACTGGTTCATTAGCAAAACTATTACGCCAAGAATGTGATGTAGTCGTTAATCCTATTTCAAGTCAATTACCGGTAATCATTCAAAATGATGATCTTACCCTCTTCTCTCAAACAGCAACTAATGTGGCCTTTATTGCTGTTAATATGAAGAAACCATTATTGCAAGATCAAAGAATACGCAAAGCCTTAAACTTAGCTATCGATCGCTCAAGTTTGATTAATTCGGTTTACTATAATTCAGGAATAGAAGCTAAATCTATCTTACCGCCAGCTTCTTGGGCCTATGGAGATGACAGTTCATTTATTCGATATGATCTTAATTACGCTAAAGGGTTATTACGTGAAGCTGGGGTGAAACAAGGATTAACATTGACGATGTGGGTCCCTCTTGATAATAACTCTTACAACCCCAGTCCTAAAAAATCAGCTGAGATAATTCAGAATGATTATGAAAAACTAGGTATTAAGCTTAATATTATTACCAGTGATGTACTAAGTAAAAATGAATTAGAAAACAATGAGATAGATTTAATTCTAACCGGGTGGAATGCCAATAGCTCAGATCCTGATCCTATGATGAGACCCCTTTTATCTTGTGATGCGAAGCAAGCTGGATTTGGTGCTGCCAATTGGTGTAATGAAGAGTTTGATTCTTTACTTAATTTAGCAAAAGAAATTAATCAGCCTCGTTATCGTTTAAATCTATATCGCCAAATTCAGAATCTATTAAGTGAAGAGTTACCAGTAATTCCATTAGCTCATGGTGTGAAGTATCAAGCTAACCAAACCTCATTGAAAGGATTTACATTAAGCCCATTCAATACATATTCTTTTCACAATGTTTTCAGAGTTAAGGAGGTAGAATAA
- the pspF gene encoding psp operon transcriptional activator PspF produces MRKDNLIGESDAFLSSLDHASQLAAINRPILILGERGTGKELIAQRLHFLSQRWDEPLVSLNCAALSSGTLDSELFGHDAGAFTGAKQRHQGRFERADGGSLFLDELTTAPLTVQEKLLRIIEYGEYERVGGSQTLRADVRLICATNQNPQELVKEKKFRADLLDRLSFDVIHLPPLRYREQDVLLLAEHFAIKMCQEMNLSYFAGFTYHAKQQILDYDWPGNVRELRNCIERAVFKHNHEEAQIDYIQLNPFASPWEKTQPSIPSSAILNEQKKQDTTPSLPLNLKQFQIEQEKQLLEQALLKTRHHQRKAAEELGITYHQFRGLLKKHHLLTTIKGES; encoded by the coding sequence ATGAGAAAAGATAATTTAATTGGAGAGTCCGATGCATTTCTATCTTCACTAGATCACGCCTCGCAACTTGCTGCAATTAACAGACCTATTTTAATTCTTGGTGAACGAGGTACAGGTAAAGAACTCATCGCTCAGCGTCTGCACTTTCTATCACAACGATGGGATGAACCTTTAGTGAGCTTAAATTGTGCTGCACTTAGCTCTGGTACGTTGGATTCTGAACTATTTGGTCATGATGCAGGAGCATTTACTGGCGCAAAACAACGCCATCAAGGACGTTTTGAACGTGCTGATGGCGGATCTCTATTTTTAGATGAACTCACAACAGCACCATTAACCGTTCAAGAAAAGCTACTTCGGATCATTGAATACGGTGAATATGAACGAGTGGGTGGCTCTCAAACATTAAGAGCTGATGTTCGACTAATTTGTGCGACTAACCAAAACCCTCAAGAACTCGTGAAAGAAAAGAAATTCAGAGCTGATTTATTAGACAGATTATCGTTTGACGTAATTCATCTACCTCCTCTACGATATCGCGAACAAGATGTCTTATTATTGGCTGAACACTTTGCTATTAAAATGTGTCAAGAGATGAACCTGAGTTATTTCGCTGGGTTTACTTATCATGCAAAACAACAGATCCTAGACTATGATTGGCCAGGCAATGTACGTGAGCTTCGAAACTGCATTGAACGAGCAGTGTTTAAGCATAATCATGAAGAAGCACAAATTGATTATATTCAGCTCAATCCTTTTGCCTCACCTTGGGAAAAGACTCAACCAAGCATTCCTTCTTCGGCTATACTCAATGAGCAGAAGAAACAAGATACGACACCCTCATTACCATTGAATTTAAAACAGTTTCAAATCGAACAAGAAAAACAATTATTAGAGCAGGCTTTATTAAAAACACGACACCACCAAAGAAAAGCTGCTGAAGAACTAGGCATAACCTATCATCAATTTCGTGGATTATTAAAAAAGCACCACCTCTTGACCACAATCAAGGGAGAATCTTAG
- the pspA gene encoding phage shock protein A, whose protein sequence is MGIFSRFADIVNANVTSLLDKAENPEKMIRLIIQEMEDTLVEVRTASAKAIADKKELTRKIGSIEAQVTDWQEKASLALIKQREDLARSALIEKQKVQDVLSSLKTEFILVEEGIEKLTTELTELETKLTETRARQQALVIRQQTALHRNDIKAQTHSGKTERAMAKFEQYERRIDELDAQADSYSVGKSNSLEQEFSELQAQDEIEKELERLKEQMKKDA, encoded by the coding sequence ATGGGTATTTTTTCACGTTTTGCAGACATCGTTAATGCTAATGTAACTTCATTGCTAGATAAGGCAGAGAATCCAGAAAAGATGATCCGCTTGATTATTCAAGAAATGGAAGACACCTTAGTAGAGGTTCGTACTGCTTCAGCAAAGGCGATTGCAGATAAAAAGGAATTAACACGTAAGATTGGTTCAATTGAAGCTCAAGTGACAGATTGGCAAGAGAAAGCAAGTTTAGCTCTGATTAAACAACGCGAAGATCTTGCTCGTTCTGCACTAATTGAAAAGCAAAAAGTGCAAGATGTACTATCAAGCTTAAAAACGGAATTTATTCTGGTTGAAGAAGGTATTGAGAAGTTAACCACAGAATTAACTGAACTAGAGACTAAACTGACAGAGACACGTGCTCGTCAGCAAGCATTAGTTATTCGTCAGCAAACAGCACTGCATAGAAATGACATTAAAGCTCAAACACATTCTGGTAAAACAGAGCGAGCAATGGCGAAATTTGAGCAGTATGAACGTCGCATTGATGAATTAGATGCTCAAGCAGACAGCTACTCTGTAGGGAAAAGTAACTCTTTAGAACAAGAATTTTCAGAGCTACAAGCTCAAGATGAGATTGAAAAAGAATTAGAGCGTTTAAAAGAACAAATGAAGAAAGACGCATAA
- the pspB gene encoding phage shock protein B, which yields MSGFFAFPLVIFFIFVAPLWLFLHYRSKGKTAQGLSQEDTQLLKTMTERADKMQRRVETLEKILDAESPSWRER from the coding sequence ATGAGCGGATTTTTTGCTTTCCCCTTGGTTATATTTTTTATTTTTGTGGCACCGTTATGGCTGTTTTTACATTACCGAAGCAAAGGGAAAACAGCACAAGGTTTGTCGCAGGAAGATACGCAGTTACTTAAAACAATGACAGAACGTGCGGATAAAATGCAGCGTCGTGTGGAAACTTTAGAGAAAATCCTGGACGCTGAATCCCCAAGTTGGAGGGAGCGCTAA
- the pspC gene encoding phage shock protein C — translation MANKELYRDTRNGKIGGVCAGIAQYFSIEPWIVRILVVSAALFSAGFLVMLAYFAAMLFLDKAPVEMYYRAEESREHTVKSKPWQAGQSPSEVIKRVDQDMARMEEKIRRMEGYVTSSEYKVRREFRNL, via the coding sequence ATGGCTAATAAAGAGTTATATCGCGATACTCGAAATGGAAAAATTGGTGGTGTGTGTGCAGGTATTGCTCAGTACTTTAGTATTGAACCATGGATAGTACGTATTCTGGTTGTATCTGCCGCTCTGTTTAGTGCTGGTTTTCTAGTTATGTTAGCGTACTTTGCAGCTATGCTTTTTTTAGATAAAGCCCCAGTTGAAATGTACTATCGCGCTGAAGAAAGTCGTGAGCACACAGTCAAAAGTAAACCATGGCAAGCTGGCCAATCACCATCAGAAGTAATTAAACGAGTAGATCAAGACATGGCGAGAATGGAAGAAAAAATTCGTCGAATGGAAGGATATGTGACCTCTTCTGAATATAAGGTTCGTCGAGAGTTTCGTAATCTTTAA
- a CDS encoding putative ATPase — MSRLTKEVNKFVNRSMDRHVKLAVTGLSRAGKTAFITSFVNQCLHAASSDKLPLLSVTREGRMIGAKRVSQSNLSVPSFTYDDGMESLLSEPPMWPKPTRDVSELRLAIKFKPKSGLLKHLQDSSTLHVDIVDYPGEWLLDLPLLDMDYLEWSKQQQVSLTGHRKILSEIWLEEAQKLDPLAPVDEKQLAYIAELFTQYLHTCKDAKGLHWVQPGRFVLPGELAGAPVLQFFPFMFLHKYTEDELSKASKDSNIAVLKKRYKHYQQHVVKKFYNEHFRHFDRQIVLVDCLQPLNAGEQSFNDMRQAVDQLMHSFQYGKSSMLKRLFSPKIDKVLFAATKADHVTPEQHPNMVSLLQQMIHQTWQETAYEGIKMECMSIASIQATTAGMIDEDGELFAAISGVNSEQQPMMMFPGEVPQRIPTKAYWETKPFNFMSFQPLNNESDKPLQHIRMDKAMQFLLGDKLV, encoded by the coding sequence ATGAGCAGATTAACCAAAGAAGTGAATAAATTTGTCAATCGTAGTATGGATCGCCACGTTAAATTAGCGGTTACTGGATTATCTCGTGCAGGGAAGACTGCGTTTATTACTTCTTTTGTTAATCAGTGCTTACACGCAGCCTCAAGTGATAAATTACCTTTATTGTCAGTCACTCGAGAAGGGCGCATGATTGGTGCAAAACGAGTTTCCCAATCTAACCTTTCGGTCCCAAGCTTTACTTACGATGATGGTATGGAATCATTATTATCAGAGCCGCCAATGTGGCCAAAACCAACTCGTGATGTTAGTGAATTACGTTTAGCCATAAAATTTAAACCAAAATCAGGTTTGTTAAAACACTTACAAGATAGTTCAACCCTGCATGTTGATATTGTTGACTATCCTGGTGAGTGGTTATTAGATCTGCCGTTATTAGATATGGACTATCTTGAGTGGTCAAAGCAACAACAAGTGAGCTTAACGGGGCACAGGAAAATACTCTCTGAAATATGGTTAGAAGAAGCACAAAAATTAGACCCATTAGCCCCTGTTGATGAGAAGCAACTTGCTTATATTGCAGAACTATTTACTCAATATCTCCATACTTGTAAAGATGCTAAGGGGTTACATTGGGTGCAACCGGGACGATTTGTTCTACCTGGAGAGTTGGCTGGAGCGCCCGTATTACAGTTTTTCCCATTTATGTTTCTGCATAAATACACCGAAGATGAATTATCAAAGGCAAGTAAAGACTCGAATATTGCAGTGCTAAAAAAACGCTATAAACATTATCAACAACATGTGGTGAAGAAGTTTTATAACGAACACTTTAGGCATTTTGATCGTCAAATCGTATTGGTGGATTGTTTACAACCATTAAATGCTGGGGAGCAGTCGTTCAACGATATGCGCCAAGCGGTTGATCAGCTAATGCATAGTTTCCAATATGGCAAAAGCTCAATGCTTAAGCGTCTATTTTCACCGAAAATTGATAAGGTATTGTTTGCTGCAACCAAAGCAGATCACGTTACTCCTGAACAGCATCCAAATATGGTGTCTTTATTACAGCAGATGATCCATCAAACATGGCAAGAAACTGCGTATGAAGGTATTAAAATGGAATGTATGAGCATTGCTTCAATTCAAGCAACAACCGCAGGAATGATAGATGAGGACGGTGAATTGTTTGCGGCAATTTCAGGTGTTAATTCAGAGCAACAGCCGATGATGATGTTCCCGGGTGAAGTTCCGCAACGTATTCCAACTAAAGCCTATTGGGAAACAAAGCCCTTTAATTTTATGAGCTTTCAACCTCTGAATAATGAAAGTGATAAGCCACTGCAACACATCCGAATGGATAAAGCGATGCAGTTCTTATTAGGAGATAAATTAGTATGA
- a CDS encoding membrane protein: MSELKKQRIFQSQALHQGKEYHQEQEPIESLNTQKLFEENVKFVPQSIEEEELDGVDIETPLIKKKTHWSIKTLIGGFLGLTVWQSIDHVITAIQSADFLSLGWAGLISLAAVMGVSAIGRELWTLRKLKNRAEIQHQVAELAEGNGIGQAKPFCEALAKKGLTTSTVEYTRWQNSIESHHNNAEVFEMYDSMVVSEQDKRAKALISKHAGESALMVALSPLAVVDMLLVAWRNIRLIEQVSQVYGVELGYWGRLRLFKMVLQNMAFAGATEMVTDVGVDMLSTGLAGKLSTRAAQGLGIGLLTARFGLRTMNLMRPLPWQAREAPKLSDMRKTIIAQLGSKLSS; the protein is encoded by the coding sequence ATGAGTGAATTAAAGAAACAACGTATTTTTCAGTCACAAGCGTTACATCAAGGAAAGGAGTATCACCAAGAACAAGAGCCGATTGAATCTCTGAATACTCAAAAATTATTTGAAGAAAACGTTAAGTTTGTTCCTCAATCTATAGAAGAAGAGGAACTTGATGGTGTGGATATTGAAACGCCATTAATAAAAAAGAAAACCCATTGGAGTATTAAAACACTGATTGGTGGATTTCTTGGTTTAACAGTGTGGCAAAGTATTGATCATGTCATTACCGCAATTCAATCGGCTGATTTTCTGTCATTGGGGTGGGCTGGATTAATTAGTTTAGCGGCGGTGATGGGGGTAAGCGCGATAGGTCGTGAATTGTGGACATTACGAAAACTAAAAAATCGTGCAGAGATCCAACACCAAGTGGCTGAATTAGCTGAAGGCAATGGTATTGGTCAGGCAAAACCATTTTGTGAAGCGTTAGCTAAGAAAGGGTTAACGACGAGTACTGTAGAATATACACGTTGGCAGAATAGCATTGAATCACATCATAACAACGCTGAAGTGTTTGAAATGTATGATTCTATGGTGGTTTCAGAACAAGATAAACGAGCAAAGGCCTTAATCAGCAAGCATGCTGGTGAATCAGCGTTAATGGTGGCATTAAGCCCATTAGCCGTGGTGGATATGTTGTTGGTTGCGTGGCGTAACATTCGATTAATCGAACAAGTATCTCAAGTTTATGGTGTTGAGTTGGGTTATTGGGGACGTTTACGCTTGTTTAAAATGGTGCTGCAAAACATGGCTTTTGCCGGAGCAACCGAAATGGTGACGGATGTTGGTGTTGATATGCTTTCTACTGGGTTGGCGGGTAAGTTATCAACCAGAGCGGCACAAGGGTTAGGTATCGGCTTATTAACGGCACGTTTTGGATTAAGAACCATGAATCTAATGCGTCCATTACCATGGCAAGCCAGAGAAGCGCCTAAGCTTTCTGATATGCGTAAAACCATTATTGCTCAATTAGGATCCAAATTGAGTTCATAA